In Spirosoma sp. KUDC1026, the sequence ACCGATGGCGCCAAGCAGGTCCTGATGAGTTTTCCGTTCCCCGGTAATATCCGGCAGCTGAAAAACATCGCCGAGCAGGTATCTATTCTGGAATCGGAACAGAACAAACCCATCGAAGCTGATACACTGGCCCGCTACCTGCCTCAGTCGCAGCCAACCAGCCAGACACTGGCGCTGTTTCCACATACGAACGGCAGCGACGGCATTTCCGAGCGTGAACTATTGTATAAAGTTCTCTTCGATATGCGCCGGGACGTTAACGATTTGAAGCGACTCGTCCGCGACGTCTTGGGCAGCGAACAGGATGGTCGGCAGATTCTGAACAATCATAAAGATCTGTTCGATTCTATTCCGTCCGACGGCGACAATCGGCCGGCGGGTGATACAAATCTGGCCCGGTTACTTCCGTCAGGAAGCCCAGTCAATCGTTCCGAAACTCCGCCCCCGTCAGAAACGTACGGTAGTCATCCCCCCGTTCAGATCTACGATGAGGTTGACGGCGATATCAACGACGTAACGGAGGTGGAAGATGTTACCCACGAGACGGAAGAAGATGATTCGCTCTCGCTCGAACGGCAGGAGAAAGAGATGATCCTGAAAGCGCTTCGACGCAACAACAACAAACGGAAATATGCTGCTCAGGCGCTTGGTATTTCCGAACGAACGTTATACCGAAAAATTAAGCAGTACGAAATTGATGAAGACTAATCGGGTCCGGTTACGGCGCCGTGGTGTAGTGTTACGTTACCCAAGCCCCCTTTATTTTTTGCTGATACTGGCGCTGGCAACATCGTTATCCGGCTGTGGGATCTACTCATTTTCGGGTACCACCCTTTCCCCTGACATTAAGAGCGTAACGATTAACAACTTTACGCTGGCTACCGCCGGGGGGCCTGCCAACCTGCCCCTGACGTTCAACGAAAAGCTGCGGGAGTACTACCAGCGCTATACTAACCTGAAAGTACTGCCCGCCAACGGCGATATGCTGCTGGAGGGCAATATCACTGGCTACGAACTGCTGGCGGTTGCCCCGACAGCGCAGGATCAGGCGGGGGTTAACCGGTTGCAGATCACTGTAACAGTGCGCTTTTACAACAACAAGGACGAAACGAAAAACTTCGAGCAGCCTTTTTCCTTCTACCAAGACTTTCCGCAAAACCAGACCCTGAGCCAGAACGAAAGCCGTATTGTACCGATCATTCTGGATCAGATCGTTCTCGACGTTTTTAACAAGACTGCGGCTGACTGGTAGATCGGAATCGTAAAAAACGTACCTTGCCACCGGCGAATCACCGTAGCGCTCCCTCTCTTATG encodes:
- a CDS encoding sigma-54 interaction domain-containing protein → MNNQEIQSVKQRFGIIGNAPALNYAINVAMQVAATDLTVLITGESGSGKESFSKIIHSLSARKHGQFIAINCGAIPEGTIDSELFGHEKGSFTGAVDARKGYFETTNGGTIFLDEIGEMPLGTQARLLRVLENGEFIRVGSSKTQKTDVRVVAATNVNLMDAVAKGKFREDLYYRLNTVPIFVPPLRERGTDIELLFRKFTTDFAERYRIKPLQLTDGAKQVLMSFPFPGNIRQLKNIAEQVSILESEQNKPIEADTLARYLPQSQPTSQTLALFPHTNGSDGISERELLYKVLFDMRRDVNDLKRLVRDVLGSEQDGRQILNNHKDLFDSIPSDGDNRPAGDTNLARLLPSGSPVNRSETPPPSETYGSHPPVQIYDEVDGDINDVTEVEDVTHETEEDDSLSLERQEKEMILKALRRNNNKRKYAAQALGISERTLYRKIKQYEIDED
- the lptE gene encoding LptE family protein, encoding MKTNRVRLRRRGVVLRYPSPLYFLLILALATSLSGCGIYSFSGTTLSPDIKSVTINNFTLATAGGPANLPLTFNEKLREYYQRYTNLKVLPANGDMLLEGNITGYELLAVAPTAQDQAGVNRLQITVTVRFYNNKDETKNFEQPFSFYQDFPQNQTLSQNESRIVPIILDQIVLDVFNKTAADW